In the genome of Mycobacteriales bacterium, one region contains:
- a CDS encoding ABC transporter substrate-binding protein: MDERGNVSRRNFLYGSAVVAGGAMLAACSSGSSNTGSNSGGGGGSGSGGASTAKGSAKKPLAAPKSFSESPTLASQVKAGKLPAVAKRLPDSPYVVPHNWLGKGKYGGTLNMMTFTSQGTAKADSNREFFYGHSLLRYLNDGLDVGPGLVEKWSSNADTSEWTLHFRKGLKWSDGVAFSTADILFWWQDIILPAHYAQVPPDECRSGKGTLCKMAAPDAMTLTMTFDAPAPLTADRLAMWVNGAIGLNGPTWVLPKHYAKQFHPKYNKSVPKNWDTVGGLWEQKTDWMRNPQCPVLIGYKCKTFDNNKGVTLERNPYYWAVTKDGDQLPYIDEIVINNVQDAQVGKLQVQQGKIDYCQGYFTQIDLSDVSSLSQNKAKAGTDIVLWDSGSGTGSIFFLNLDYPDAKLRNLFREPKFRQAISLAVSRDVIQKSLYFQTGYPTTGTLSPKAIEYQVNSQGVKNFQAWRDSYVKQDVKKAKALLAELGLKDTNGDGFVEMPDGSKLTVRIDYSADISQTEAAKDNQLVQDAKAIGLRMTRNPVSPQSYADQWEAGQLMSHTNWEVGDGPNNLVYPQWLVPLENTRWAPLEGQYYAVRGTAAQHTEANVNPWKRKPPRLAPDTNGPIAQMWDLYDQSKIEPDFMKRTQLVWKLMKIHVDQGPFFTGTVANYPQVVIAKTDLRNIPRKENLAQGGFVNPWIHPTPAVYDPETWYWDNPSQHTA, from the coding sequence GTGGACGAACGAGGAAACGTTTCCCGCCGGAATTTTCTCTACGGTTCGGCCGTAGTCGCCGGTGGGGCGATGCTGGCCGCATGCAGTAGCGGGAGCAGCAACACCGGCAGCAACAGTGGTGGCGGTGGCGGGTCGGGTTCCGGCGGCGCTAGTACGGCCAAGGGCTCGGCGAAGAAGCCGTTGGCCGCGCCGAAGAGCTTCAGCGAGTCGCCGACGTTGGCCAGCCAGGTGAAGGCGGGCAAGCTGCCGGCGGTGGCGAAGCGGCTGCCGGACAGCCCGTACGTCGTCCCGCACAACTGGTTGGGCAAGGGCAAGTACGGCGGCACGCTCAACATGATGACCTTCACCAGCCAGGGCACCGCGAAGGCCGACTCGAACCGTGAGTTCTTCTACGGCCACTCGCTGCTGCGTTATCTGAACGATGGTCTCGACGTCGGCCCCGGCCTGGTCGAGAAGTGGTCGTCCAACGCCGACACGTCGGAATGGACCCTGCACTTCCGCAAGGGCCTGAAGTGGTCCGACGGCGTCGCGTTCAGCACCGCCGACATCCTCTTCTGGTGGCAGGACATCATCCTGCCGGCCCACTACGCCCAGGTTCCTCCGGACGAGTGCCGGTCCGGCAAGGGCACGCTGTGCAAGATGGCCGCGCCGGACGCCATGACGCTGACGATGACCTTCGACGCTCCCGCGCCGCTGACCGCCGACCGGCTGGCGATGTGGGTCAACGGGGCGATCGGGCTCAACGGCCCGACCTGGGTCCTGCCGAAGCACTACGCCAAGCAGTTCCACCCGAAGTACAACAAGAGCGTCCCGAAGAACTGGGACACCGTCGGAGGCCTGTGGGAGCAGAAGACCGACTGGATGCGCAACCCGCAGTGCCCCGTCCTGATCGGCTACAAGTGCAAGACGTTCGACAACAACAAGGGCGTGACGCTCGAGCGCAACCCGTACTACTGGGCCGTCACCAAGGACGGCGACCAGCTGCCCTACATCGACGAGATTGTCATCAACAACGTGCAGGACGCCCAGGTCGGCAAGCTGCAGGTGCAGCAGGGCAAGATCGACTACTGCCAGGGTTATTTCACCCAGATCGACCTGTCCGACGTCTCGAGCCTCTCGCAGAACAAGGCGAAGGCCGGCACCGACATCGTCCTGTGGGACAGCGGATCGGGCACCGGATCGATCTTCTTCCTCAACCTCGACTACCCGGACGCCAAGCTGCGGAATCTGTTCCGTGAGCCGAAGTTCCGGCAGGCGATCTCCCTCGCCGTCAGTCGCGACGTGATCCAGAAGAGCCTCTACTTCCAGACCGGTTACCCGACGACGGGCACGCTGAGCCCGAAGGCGATCGAGTACCAGGTCAACAGCCAGGGGGTGAAGAACTTCCAGGCCTGGCGCGACAGCTACGTCAAGCAGGACGTCAAGAAGGCGAAGGCGCTGCTGGCCGAACTCGGCCTGAAGGACACCAACGGCGACGGTTTCGTCGAGATGCCCGACGGCTCCAAGCTCACCGTTCGCATCGACTACTCCGCCGACATCTCCCAGACCGAGGCCGCCAAGGACAACCAACTGGTCCAGGACGCGAAGGCGATCGGCCTGCGGATGACCCGGAACCCGGTGTCGCCGCAGTCCTACGCCGACCAGTGGGAGGCCGGACAGTTGATGTCGCACACCAACTGGGAGGTCGGCGACGGGCCCAACAACCTCGTCTACCCGCAGTGGCTGGTGCCGCTCGAGAACACCCGGTGGGCGCCGCTGGAGGGCCAGTACTACGCCGTCCGCGGTACGGCGGCCCAACACACCGAGGCCAATGTCAACCCGTGGAAGCGCAAGCCGCCGCGCCTGGCGCCGGACACGAACGGGCCCATCGCGCAGATGTGGGATCTCTACGACCAGAGCAAGATCGAGCCGGACTTCATGAAGCGGACCCAGCTGGTCTGGAAGTTGATGAAGATCCACGTCGACCAGGGACCGTTCTTCACCGGAACGGTGGCGAACTACCCACAGGTGGTCATCGCCAAGACCGACTTGCGCAACATCCCTCGCAAGGAGAACCTTGCTCAGGGCGGTTTCGTGAACCCGTGGATCCACCCGACGCCGGCGGTCTACGACCCGGAGACGTGGTACTGGGACAACCCGTCGCAGCACACCGCATAG